From the Deltaproteobacteria bacterium genome, one window contains:
- a CDS encoding DUF4255 domain-containing protein, translated as MAKHQVIRDVGQTLLGVLRAELSSQRSKAKAYLAAPTTDFLRKNAPCLVLYLYDIRPSVDVRTNENWHLEEEITDEKGETHVVRYARPLEMGLHYLITAAADDLADEHEILALGMKAFLDHPKLHGEQLAGDSFFKQDSLPLHHDTEFTLDTAAAVFTGLGQTARVAIGYRTEARLFSGRELGRSKRVRERHIDVFDQLRPPPGSISARELGVEAKPPKIVSPPRK; from the coding sequence TCCTCGGCGTGCTTCGCGCCGAGCTTTCGTCGCAGAGGAGCAAGGCGAAGGCATATCTCGCCGCGCCGACCACGGACTTCCTCCGCAAGAACGCTCCCTGCCTGGTGCTGTACCTCTACGACATCCGCCCTTCCGTCGACGTGCGCACCAACGAGAACTGGCACCTCGAGGAAGAGATCACCGACGAGAAGGGCGAGACCCACGTCGTCCGCTACGCGCGCCCGCTGGAGATGGGGCTGCATTACCTCATCACCGCCGCCGCCGACGACCTCGCCGACGAGCACGAGATCCTCGCCCTCGGCATGAAGGCATTCCTCGATCATCCCAAGCTCCACGGCGAGCAGCTCGCCGGCGATTCCTTCTTCAAGCAGGACAGCCTGCCGCTGCACCACGACACCGAGTTCACGCTCGACACCGCGGCCGCCGTCTTCACCGGACTGGGCCAGACGGCGCGCGTCGCCATCGGCTACCGGACCGAGGCGCGCCTGTTCTCCGGCCGCGAGCTCGGACGCAGCAAGCGCGTCCGCGAGCGCCACATCGACGTGTTCGATCAGCTCAGACCACCCCCGGGAAGCATCAGCGCCAGGGAGCTGGGGGTGGAGGCGAAGCCGCCGAAGATCGTGTCTCCGCCGCGGAAGTGA